In the genome of Patescibacteria group bacterium, one region contains:
- a CDS encoding DUF2905 family protein: protein MANIILLSGIAILSFMLIFVGNLSRITSDMAVARPGYAFYFPITTMMLMSIVLSFIFWILRR from the coding sequence ATGGCGAACATAATTCTTTTATCTGGAATAGCAATTCTGTCTTTTATGCTTATATTTGTAGGCAATTTGTCACGTATCACAAGTGATATGGCTGTGGCACGTCCGGGCTATGCCTTCTATTTTCCAATCACAACAATGATGCTCATGAGCATCGTGCTATCATTTATTTTCTGGATTTTACGCCGATAG
- a CDS encoding YibE/F family protein: MYKKLLIIGVAALCMSLFGVVQIHAQEESSDVQGVWKAKVLEVTNQETRLVPGTDTQSTYQTLQVEVLEGERKGQIITIENDFLKLEKGDAFFMNYLKKADGTELYSVRDIERRPTIYFLIALFVAVIISFGGRQGIRSLISLAGSLLIILYVLLPALLKGYNPVLMSTLIATCILFLAIYFTHGFNKESTAAFLGTVIAIVVTGILASLAVSAASLSGFASDESVFLNLTTRGTLNMQGLLLGAIIIGVLGVLDDIAITQATVVRELYGTAPHLKRLEIYKIAIRVGKEHVGALVNTLALAYTGASLPLLLLFSSGSTSVSMILNYEIFATEVIRTIIGSIGLILTVPIVTGLAVVLLEKTRGQKPHHAHGHSHSHNHVH; encoded by the coding sequence ATGTATAAAAAATTGCTCATCATTGGTGTTGCTGCTCTTTGTATGAGTTTGTTTGGTGTAGTTCAGATTCATGCTCAAGAAGAGTCTTCAGATGTGCAGGGTGTATGGAAAGCAAAAGTACTTGAGGTTACAAACCAGGAAACACGACTCGTTCCAGGTACTGATACACAGTCTACCTACCAAACTCTACAAGTAGAAGTTTTGGAAGGGGAAAGAAAAGGCCAGATTATAACTATAGAAAATGATTTCCTAAAATTAGAAAAAGGGGATGCTTTCTTTATGAATTATCTGAAGAAAGCAGATGGAACAGAATTATATTCTGTACGCGACATTGAGCGAAGGCCAACCATCTATTTTCTTATCGCACTTTTTGTTGCTGTGATAATCTCATTTGGCGGCAGACAGGGGATCCGCTCTTTAATTAGTCTTGCTGGTAGTTTACTTATTATTTTATATGTTTTATTGCCTGCGCTATTAAAAGGATACAACCCCGTACTTATGAGTACTCTCATTGCTACATGTATTTTGTTTTTAGCAATTTATTTTACACATGGATTTAACAAGGAATCTACAGCTGCATTTCTAGGTACTGTAATAGCAATTGTTGTAACTGGAATTCTTGCATCTCTTGCTGTGAGTGCTGCAAGCCTATCTGGCTTTGCTTCAGATGAGTCAGTGTTTCTAAATCTCACAACGAGGGGTACATTAAATATGCAGGGACTCTTATTGGGTGCAATCATTATTGGAGTGCTTGGAGTTCTTGATGATATCGCAATTACACAGGCGACCGTTGTGAGAGAATTATATGGCACCGCACCACATTTAAAAAGATTGGAAATATACAAAATTGCAATTCGTGTAGGGAAAGAACACGTTGGAGCATTGGTAAACACACTTGCTCTTGCATATACAGGCGCGTCGCTACCGTTACTACTATTGTTCTCTTCAGGAAGTACATCTGTATCCATGATTTTAAATTATGAAATTTTTGCGACAGAAGTTATTCGAACAATTATAGGTAGTATCGGACTCATACTCACAGTTCCGATAGTAACTGGCTTAGCTGTTGTGCTCCTCGAGAAGACAAGAGGACAAAAGCCTCACCATGCACACGGTCACAGCCATTCTCATAATCACGTGCATT